A genomic stretch from Spiroplasma endosymbiont of Clivina fossor includes:
- a CDS encoding transposase gives MIQISLLGQSSKIISRFIKTTLKTAWYNRQKLMKSKQLENTQLKFKKLSGKIQIDETFIKEIHKGNFKYKTDPRRIHLDPFATNTKCCIQMAIDNNNNIYVKSTNTKGLQKQWVIENMNKELINENSIITSDMQKLYFLVAKQTNSTLCVTKTTINPEASYRNLNKISKLQSSLKEALIHYHGLGFTNIQNYLNLWKWKYQHKGLTPNQQTAVLYFNV, from the coding sequence TTGATTCAAATTTCATTGCTGGGGCAATCTAGTAAAATAATTTCTCGTTTTATTAAAACTACATTAAAAACTGCTTGATATAATCGTCAAAAATTAATGAAATCAAAACAATTAGAAAATACCCAATTAAAATTTAAAAAATTATCTGGTAAAATCCAAATCGATGAAACATTTATTAAAGAAATTCATAAAGGAAATTTCAAATATAAAACTGATCCACGAAGAATTCACCTTGACCCATTCGCAACTAATACTAAATGCTGTATTCAAATGGCAATTGATAATAATAACAATATTTATGTTAAATCCACAAACACCAAAGGTTTACAAAAACAATGAGTTATTGAAAATATGAACAAAGAATTAATTAACGAAAATTCAATTATTACTTCTGATATGCAAAAATTATATTTTTTAGTAGCAAAACAAACAAATTCTACTTTATGTGTAACTAAAACAACAATTAATCCTGAAGCTAGTTATCGTAACTTAAATAAAATCAGTAAATTACAATCTAGTCTTAAAGAAGCCTTAATTCATTATCATGGTTTAGGTTTTACTAATATTCAAAATTATTTAAATCTCTGAAAATGAAAATACCAACATAAGGGTTTAACTCCAAACCAACAAACAGCGGTATTATATTTTAATGTATAA
- the rpsO gene encoding 30S ribosomal protein S15, with amino-acid sequence MAITAEDKKQIIAKFGRKEKDTGSAEVQIALLTADITNLTAHLKVHRKDVVTERSLVRKVSQRRNMLDYLKDHDINRYRKVIEQLKLRK; translated from the coding sequence ATGGCAATTACAGCTGAGGATAAAAAACAAATTATTGCTAAATTTGGTAGAAAAGAGAAAGATACGGGTTCAGCAGAAGTACAAATAGCACTTTTAACAGCGGATATTACTAATTTAACAGCACATTTAAAAGTACATCGTAAAGATGTTGTCACTGAACGAAGTTTAGTAAGAAAAGTATCACAAAGACGAAATATGTTAGATTACTTAAAAGATCATGATATTAATCGTTATCGTAAAGTAATTGAACAATTAAAACTAAGAAAATAA
- a CDS encoding IS1/IS1595 family N-terminal zinc-binding domain-containing protein, translating to MEKIIQELVNTLTDDQFLEFYEKVKQQAELIKKQKRLNEIDQKFRAQGIKCPKCESYHCVKNGHNSEGKQKYLCKNCRASFDAFRNHFIYWSHLNYEQWNLLIQISLLGQSSKTISRFIKTTLKTAWYNRQKLMKSKQLENTQLKFKKLSGKIQIDETFIKEIHKGNFKYKTDPRRIHLDPFATNTKCCIQMAIDNNNNIYVKSTNTKRLQKQWVIENMNKELINENSIITSDMQKLYFLVAKQTNSTLCVTKTTIDFLQN from the coding sequence ATGGAAAAAATAATTCAAGAACTAGTAAATACTTTAACAGATGATCAATTTTTAGAATTTTATGAAAAAGTCAAACAACAAGCAGAATTAATAAAAAAACAAAAACGTTTAAATGAAATTGATCAAAAATTTAGAGCGCAAGGTATTAAATGCCCTAAATGTGAATCTTACCATTGCGTTAAAAATGGACATAATTCAGAAGGAAAACAAAAATATTTATGTAAAAATTGCCGTGCAAGTTTTGACGCTTTTCGTAATCATTTTATTTATTGAAGTCATTTAAATTATGAACAATGAAATTTATTGATTCAAATTTCATTGCTGGGGCAATCTAGTAAAACAATTTCTCGTTTTATTAAAACTACATTAAAAACTGCTTGATATAATCGTCAAAAATTAATGAAATCAAAACAATTAGAAAATACCCAATTAAAATTTAAAAAATTATCTGGTAAAATCCAAATCGATGAAACATTTATTAAAGAAATTCATAAAGGAAATTTCAAATATAAAACTGATCCACGAAGAATTCACCTTGACCCATTCGCAACTAATACTAAATGCTGTATTCAAATGGCAATTGATAATAATAACAATATTTATGTTAAATCCACAAACACCAAACGTTTACAAAAACAATGAGTTATTGAAAATATGAACAAAGAATTAATTAACGAAAATTCAATTATTACTTCTGATATGCAAAAATTATATTTTTTAGTAGCAAAACAAACAAATTCTACTTTATGTGTAACTAAAACAACAATAGACTTCTTGCAAAATTAA
- a CDS encoding IS1/IS1595 family N-terminal zinc-binding domain-containing protein, translated as MEKIIQELVNTLTDDQFLEFYEKVKQQAELIKKQKRLNEIDQKFRAQGIKCPKCESYHCVKNGHNSEGKQKYLCKNCRASFDAFRNHFIYWSHLNYEQWNLLIQISLLGQSSKTISRFIKTTLKTAWYNRQKLMKSKQLENTQLKFKKLSGKIQIDETFIKEIHKGNFKYKTDPRRIHLDPFATNTKCCIQMAIDNNNNIYVKSTNTKGLQKQWVIENMNKELINENSIITSDMQKLYFLVAKQTNSTLCVTKTTINPEASYRNLNKISKLQSSLKEALIHYHGLGFTNIQNYLNFWKWKYQHKGLTPNQQTAVLYFNRLLAKLIW; from the coding sequence ATGGAAAAAATAATTCAAGAACTAGTAAATACTTTAACAGATGATCAATTTTTAGAATTTTATGAAAAAGTCAAACAACAAGCAGAATTAATAAAAAAACAAAAACGGTTAAATGAAATTGATCAAAAATTTAGAGCGCAAGGTATTAAATGCCCTAAATGTGAATCTTACCATTGCGTTAAAAATGGACATAATTCAGAAGGAAAACAAAAATATTTATGTAAAAATTGCCGTGCAAGTTTTGACGCTTTTCGTAATCATTTTATTTATTGAAGTCATTTAAATTATGAACAATGAAATTTATTGATTCAAATTTCATTGCTGGGGCAATCTAGTAAAACAATTTCTCGTTTTATTAAAACTACATTAAAAACTGCTTGATATAATCGTCAAAAATTAATGAAATCAAAACAATTAGAAAATACCCAATTAAAATTTAAAAAATTATCTGGTAAAATCCAAATCGATGAAACATTTATTAAAGAAATCCATAAAGGAAATTTCAAATATAAAACTGATCCACGAAGAATTCACCTTGACCCATTCGCAACTAATACTAAATGCTGTATTCAAATGGCAATTGATAATAATAACAATATTTATGTTAAATCCACAAACACCAAAGGTTTACAAAAACAATGAGTTATTGAAAATATGAACAAAGAATTAATTAACGAAAATTCAATTATTACTTCTGATATGCAAAAATTATATTTTTTAGTAGCAAAACAAACAAATTCTACTTTATGTGTAACTAAAACAACAATTAATCCTGAAGCTAGTTATCGTAACTTAAATAAAATCAGTAAATTACAATCTAGTCTTAAAGAAGCCTTAATTCATTATCATGGTTTAGGTTTTACTAATATTCAAAATTATTTAAATTTCTGAAAATGAAAATACCAACATAAGGGTTTAACTCCAAACCAACAAACAGCGGTATTATATTTTAATAGACTTCTTGCAAAATTAATATGATAA
- a CDS encoding aldo/keto reductase, translating to MKKRIILDEKVKLHNGIMMPVMGFGTYKIENNELGKEAILEALNQGYRHIDTAKIYGNEEIVGQAIKESKISRSEIFVTTKLWGNELTKEQYLQEIDSSLEKLGLEFLDLFLMHWPWNNRKIAWEVLEEIYRAKKARAIGVSNFNIEQLEQLKQDAKELPVANQIEFHPGLNQTELRAYHQKNNIVTIGWGTMKYHDSLPETCEQIARKYNKTIQQLFLRWAYQHQSLIIPKSMHKTRIIENSAIDDFKISDEHMKWIDSLPQSRKGPDPNNFDFGN from the coding sequence ATGAAAAAAAGAATTATTTTAGATGAAAAAGTTAAATTACATAATGGTATTATGATGCCAGTTATGGGTTTTGGAACATATAAAATTGAAAATAATGAATTAGGTAAAGAAGCGATTTTAGAAGCTTTAAATCAGGGTTATCGGCATATTGATACGGCTAAAATTTATGGGAATGAAGAAATCGTTGGTCAAGCAATTAAAGAAAGTAAGATTTCTCGCAGTGAAATTTTTGTTACGACTAAACTTTGAGGTAATGAATTAACAAAAGAACAGTATTTACAAGAGATTGATAGCTCATTAGAAAAATTAGGTTTAGAATTTCTTGATTTATTTTTAATGCATTGACCGTGAAATAATCGTAAAATTGCTTGAGAAGTATTAGAGGAAATATATCGTGCTAAAAAAGCTCGTGCGATTGGTGTTAGTAATTTTAATATTGAGCAGTTAGAACAATTAAAACAAGATGCTAAAGAGTTACCCGTTGCTAATCAAATTGAGTTTCATCCGGGATTAAATCAAACGGAATTAAGAGCGTATCATCAAAAAAATAATATTGTAACTATTGGTTGAGGAACAATGAAATATCATGACTCTTTACCAGAAACTTGTGAGCAGATTGCTCGTAAATATAATAAAACAATTCAACAATTATTTTTACGATGAGCTTATCAACATCAAAGTTTAATAATTCCCAAGTCAATGCATAAGACGCGGATTATTGAAAATAGCGCGATTGATGATTTTAAAATTAGTGATGAACATATGAAGTGAATTGATAGTTTACCACAATCACGAAAAGGGCCTGATCCTAATAATTTTGATTTTGGAAATTAG
- a CDS encoding IS3 family transposase, with translation MIFFILSRVFDKIKSAFNKSRKIYGARKIKAVLIRKNIILSRRKIRFIMIKNNLVSKYTKLKYRNHEKTVNNDQINNVLNR, from the coding sequence ATGATTTTTTTTATTTTATCAAGAGTTTTCGACAAAATTAAAAGTGCATTTAATAAAAGTCGTAAGATTTATGGTGCTCGTAAAATTAAAGCTGTTTTAATAAGAAAAAATATCATCTTATCACGACGAAAAATCCGATTCATTATGATCAAAAATAATTTGGTTTCTAAATACACCAAATTAAAATATCGTAATCATGAAAAAACAGTTAATAATGACCAAATTAATAATGTTTTAAATCGTTAA
- a CDS encoding IS256 family transposase, with the protein MTKKIKKEPDAIDKVVDYFLENIDNPQDLFKGNTIFQEFTKKLTERMLNTEIKDYLETDENHNKRNGNTQKTIITKNGSIAIDVPRDRNSTFEPVIIPKRQRRFDNFDQKVISLYARGMTISDIKAQLQEFYHGAEISESLISQITDDVIEEVKMWQTKPLEKIYPIVYFDCIVVKVKQDKRIINKAVYLALGINLDGLKDILGMWISENEGAKFWLNNLTEMKNRGLQDILVACSDNLTGMSDAIEAVFPKTQHQLCIVHQIRNSLKFVPYKDRKLVANDLKSIYTAINEEIALIALDHFSEKWNKKYPQITKSWKNNWNNLIIFLEYPQEFRRIIYTTNAIESVNSQLRKVIKNKKIFPNDASVFKIFYLAFQNMVKKWTMPIQNWGSAISHLMIKFEDRVNLS; encoded by the coding sequence ATGACAAAAAAAATAAAAAAAGAACCTGACGCAATTGATAAAGTTGTTGATTATTTTTTAGAAAATATTGATAATCCACAAGATTTATTTAAAGGCAATACTATTTTTCAGGAATTTACCAAAAAATTAACTGAACGAATGTTAAATACGGAAATTAAAGATTATCTTGAAACTGATGAGAATCATAATAAAAGAAATGGCAACACACAAAAAACCATTATTACTAAAAATGGTTCAATCGCAATTGATGTACCAAGAGATCGAAATAGTACTTTTGAACCAGTAATTATTCCAAAAAGACAAAGAAGATTTGATAACTTTGATCAAAAAGTAATTTCTTTATATGCAAGAGGAATGACAATTTCTGATATCAAAGCACAATTGCAAGAATTCTATCACGGAGCAGAAATTTCAGAAAGTTTAATTAGTCAAATAACTGATGATGTTATTGAAGAAGTTAAAATGTGACAAACTAAACCTTTAGAGAAGATTTATCCGATTGTTTATTTTGATTGTATTGTTGTTAAAGTAAAGCAAGATAAACGAATAATAAATAAAGCAGTTTATCTTGCCTTAGGAATTAATTTAGATGGTTTAAAAGATATTTTAGGAATGTGAATTAGTGAGAATGAGGGAGCCAAATTTTGACTTAATAATCTTACGGAAATGAAAAATCGTGGGTTACAAGATATTCTTGTTGCTTGTAGTGATAATTTAACTGGGATGTCTGATGCAATAGAAGCTGTTTTCCCAAAAACACAGCATCAATTATGCATTGTTCATCAAATTCGCAATAGTTTAAAATTTGTTCCTTACAAAGATCGCAAACTTGTAGCTAATGATTTAAAATCAATTTATACAGCAATTAATGAAGAAATAGCGTTAATTGCTTTAGATCATTTTTCAGAAAAATGAAATAAAAAGTATCCACAAATTACTAAATCATGAAAAAATAACTGAAATAATTTAATAATTTTTCTTGAATATCCTCAGGAATTTAGAAGAATTATTTACACAACTAATGCGATTGAATCTGTTAATAGTCAATTAAGAAAAGTCATTAAGAATAAAAAGATTTTTCCTAATGACGCATCAGTTTTTAAAATATTTTATTTAGCATTTCAAAATATGGTTAAGAAATGAACGATGCCAATTCAAAATTGGGGTAGTGCAATTTCACATTTAATGATAAAATTTGAGGACAGAGTGAATTTAAGTTAA
- a CDS encoding transposase: protein MYQVYWSHLNYEQWNLLIQISLLGQSSKTISRFIKTTLKTAWYNRQKLMKSKQLENTQLKFKKLSGKIQIDETFIKEIHKGNFKYKTDPRRIHLDPFATNTKCCIQMAIDNNNNIYVKSTNTKRLQKQWVIENMNKELINENSIITSDMQKLYFLVAKQTNSTLCVTKTTINSEASYRNLNKISKLQSSLKEALIHYHGLGFTNIQNYLNLWKWKYQHKGLTPNQQTAVLYFNV from the coding sequence ATGTACCAAGTCTATTGAAGTCATTTAAATTATGAACAATGAAATTTATTGATTCAAATTTCATTGCTGGGGCAATCTAGTAAAACAATTTCTCGTTTTATTAAAACTACATTAAAAACTGCTTGATATAATCGTCAAAAATTAATGAAATCAAAACAATTAGAAAATACCCAATTAAAATTTAAAAAATTATCTGGTAAAATCCAAATCGATGAAACATTTATTAAAGAAATCCATAAAGGAAATTTCAAATATAAAACTGATCCACGAAGAATTCACCTTGACCCATTCGCAACTAATACTAAATGCTGTATTCAAATGGCAATTGATAATAATAACAATATTTATGTTAAATCCACAAACACCAAACGTTTACAAAAACAATGAGTTATTGAAAATATGAACAAAGAATTAATTAACGAAAATTCAATTATTACTTCTGATATGCAAAAATTATATTTTTTAGTAGCAAAACAAACAAATTCTACTTTATGTGTAACTAAAACAACAATTAATTCTGAAGCTAGTTATCGTAACTTAAATAAAATCAGTAAATTACAATCTAGTCTTAAAGAAGCCTTAATTCATTATCATGGTTTAGGTTTTACTAATATTCAAAATTATTTAAATCTCTGAAAATGAAAATACCAACATAAGGGTTTAACTCCAAACCAACAAACAGCGGTATTATATTTTAATGTATAA
- a CDS encoding transposase family protein, which yields MKTQVIIEKDSKKIISSDFSYGKNHDFKILKDSKIKFLPETTVLVDLGYQGIQKINHNVLIPKRKSKKNPLNKEEKQNNERISKMRIVIENVFAILKKFKIISEKYRNRRKRFALRFNLIASIYNWDCTINCVSK from the coding sequence ATAAAAACACAAGTTATAATTGAAAAAGATAGTAAAAAAATTATTAGTTCTGATTTTTCTTATGGTAAAAACCATGACTTTAAAATTTTAAAAGATTCAAAAATTAAATTTTTACCAGAAACAACTGTTTTAGTGGATTTAGGTTATCAAGGCATACAAAAAATTAATCATAATGTTTTAATTCCTAAAAGAAAATCAAAGAAAAACCCTTTAAATAAAGAAGAAAAGCAAAATAATGAGCGAATTTCAAAAATGAGAATTGTTATTGAAAATGTTTTTGCTATACTTAAAAAATTTAAAATTATTAGTGAAAAATATCGAAATCGTAGAAAAAGATTTGCTTTAAGATTTAATTTAATAGCTTCAATTTATAATTGGGACTGTACAATTAACTGTGTCTCTAAGTAA
- a CDS encoding chromate transporter — translation MTIILTIVLCFFKNIFFDFGGGNAVIPLIKNEVVVKKRWITEDEFNHLLILANTIPGPSIFQVSASVGFVINSWYYWSTISIVCCIFA, via the coding sequence ATGACAATTATATTGACAATTGTTTTATGTTTTTTTAAAAATATCTTTTTTGATTTTGGTGGCGGTAATGCCGTAATTCCTTTAATTAAAAATGAAGTTGTAGTTAAGAAGCGGTGAATAACTGAGGATGAATTTAATCATTTATTAATCTTAGCAAATACTATTCCTGGGCCGAGCATTTTTCAAGTATCAGCTTCTGTTGGTTTTGTTATAAATAGCTGGTATTATTGGAGCACTATTAGCATCGTTTGTTGCATATTTGCCTAA
- a CDS encoding transposase family protein produces the protein MTLEYWREYRTYFHIAKSYDISESSCYRNIKWIEDTLIKHPNFQQLTGQKSLLKDYFKDKTVIIDVTESQIQRPKKDKNSTTQEKRKNTQ, from the coding sequence ATGACTTTAGAATATTGAAGAGAATATAGAACTTATTTTCATATTGCAAAAAGTTATGATATTAGTGAAAGTAGTTGTTATAGAAATATCAAATGAATTGAAGACACTTTAATAAAACACCCTAATTTTCAACAACTTACTGGTCAAAAATCACTATTAAAAGATTATTTCAAAGATAAGACTGTTATAATTGATGTAACTGAAAGCCAAATCCAACGCCCAAAAAAAGACAAAAACAGCACTACTCAGGAAAAAAGAAAAAACACACAATAA
- a CDS encoding transposase family protein: MKFKKNNQISDKNFLRLTGIKHTTFNKMLEILKIEELKKRFRRGRTNKLSLENRILMTLEYWREYRTYFHIAKSYDISESSCYRNIKWIEDTLIKHPNFQQLTGQKSLLKDYFKDKTVIIDVTESQIQRPKKDKNSTTQEKRKNTQ; encoded by the coding sequence ATGAAATTTAAAAAAAATAATCAAATAAGTGATAAAAATTTTTTAAGATTAACTGGTATTAAACATACTACTTTTAATAAAATGCTAGAAATTTTAAAAATAGAAGAATTAAAAAAGAGATTTCGTCGCGGAAGAACCAATAAATTATCATTAGAAAATCGTATTTTAATGACTTTAGAATATTGAAGAGAATATAGAACTTATTTTCATATTGCAAAAAGTTATGATATTAGTGAAAGTAGTTGTTATAGAAATATCAAATGAATTGAAGACACTTTAATAAAACACCCTAATTTTCAACAACTTACTGGTCAAAAATCACTATTAAAAGATTATTTCAAAGATAAGACTGTTATAATTGATGTAACTGAAAGCCAAATCCAACGCCCAAAAAAAGACAAAAACAGCACTACTCAGGAAAAAAGAAAAAACACACAATAA
- a CDS encoding IS1/IS1595 family N-terminal zinc-binding domain-containing protein, which yields MEKIIQELVNTLTDDQFLEFYEKVKQQAELIKKQKRLNEIDQKFRAQGIKCPKCESYHCVKNGHNSEGKQKYLCKNCRASFDAFRNHFIYWSHLNYEQWNLLIQISLLGQSSKTISRFIKTTLKTAWYNRQKLMKSKQLENTQLKFKKLSGKIQIDETFIKEIHKGNFKYKTDPRRIHLDPFATNTKCCIQMAIDNNNNIYVKSTNTKRLQKQWVIENMNKELINENSIITSDMQKLYFLVAKQTNSTLCVTKTTINPEASYRNLNKISKLQSSLKEALIHYHGLGFTNIQNYLNLWKWKYQHKGLTPNQQTAILYFNV from the coding sequence ATGGAAAAAATAATTCAAGAACTAGTAAATACTTTAACAGATGATCAATTTTTAGAATTTTATGAAAAAGTCAAACAACAAGCAGAATTAATAAAAAAACAAAAACGTTTAAATGAAATTGATCAAAAATTTAGAGCGCAAGGTATTAAATGCCCTAAATGTGAATCTTACCATTGCGTTAAAAATGGACATAATTCAGAAGGAAAACAAAAATATTTATGTAAAAATTGCCGTGCAAGTTTTGACGCTTTTCGTAATCATTTTATTTATTGAAGTCATTTAAATTATGAACAATGAAATTTATTGATTCAAATTTCATTGCTGGGGCAATCTAGTAAAACAATTTCTCGTTTTATTAAAACTACATTAAAAACTGCTTGATATAATCGTCAAAAATTAATGAAATCAAAACAATTAGAAAATACCCAATTAAAATTTAAAAAATTATCTGGTAAAATCCAAATCGATGAAACATTTATTAAAGAAATTCATAAAGGAAATTTCAAATATAAAACTGATCCACGAAGAATTCACCTTGACCCATTCGCAACTAATACTAAATGCTGTATTCAAATGGCAATTGATAATAATAACAATATTTATGTTAAATCCACAAACACCAAACGTTTACAAAAACAATGAGTTATTGAAAATATGAACAAAGAATTAATTAACGAAAATTCAATTATTACTTCTGATATGCAAAAATTATATTTTTTAGTAGCAAAACAAACAAATTCTACTTTATGTGTAACTAAAACAACAATTAATCCTGAAGCTAGTTATCGTAACTTAAATAAAATCAGTAAATTACAATCTAGTCTTAAAGAAGCCTTAATTCATTATCATGGTTTAGGTTTTACTAATATTCAAAATTATTTAAATCTCTGAAAATGAAAATACCAACATAAGGGTTTAACTCCAAACCAACAAACAGCGATATTATATTTTAATGTATAA
- a CDS encoding transposase family protein gives MKTQVIIEKDSKKIISSDFSYGKNHDFKILKDSKIKFLPETTVLVDLGYQGIQKINHNVLIPKRKSKKNPLNKEEKQNNERISKMRIVIENVFAILKKFKIISEKYRNRRKRFALRFNLIASIYNLQLLV, from the coding sequence ATAAAAACACAAGTTATAATTGAAAAAGATAGTAAAAAAATTATTAGTTCTGATTTTTCTTATGGTAAAAACCATGACTTTAAAATTTTAAAAGATTCAAAAATTAAATTTTTACCAGAAACAACTGTTTTAGTGGATTTAGGTTATCAAGGCATACAAAAAATTAATCATAATGTTTTAATTCCTAAAAGAAAATCAAAGAAAAACCCTTTAAATAAAGAAGAAAAGCAAAATAATGAGCGAATTTCAAAAATGAGAATTGTTATTGAAAATGTTTTTGCTATACTTAAAAAATTTAAAATTATTAGTGAAAAATATCGAAATCGTAGAAAAAGATTTGCTTTAAGATTTAATTTAATAGCTTCAATTTATAATTTACAACTATTAGTTTAA